Proteins found in one Carassius auratus strain Wakin chromosome 42, ASM336829v1, whole genome shotgun sequence genomic segment:
- the LOC113060549 gene encoding heat shock 70 kDa protein 4L-like isoform X1 yields MSVVGIDVGFQNCYIAVARSGGIETIANEYSDRCTPACISLASKNRTIGNAAKSQIITNFKNTVHGFKKFHGRAFDDQYVQGEKSKLPYNLHKLVNGSTGIKVRYLNEDKVFTIEQMTAMLLTKLKETSEHALKKPVVDCVISVPSFFTDVERRSLMDATQIAGLNCLRLINDTTAVALAYGIYKQDLPNPEEKPRNVVFVDIGHSSYQVSIASFNKGKLKVLATAFDAYLGGRNFDELLVEYFCGDFKNRFKLNVKDNPRALLRLYQECEKLKKLMSANSSDLPLNIECFMNDIDVHGKMNRAQFEEMCAQLLMRVEAPLRSIMEQSKLSRDEIYAIEVVGGATRIPTIKERISKFFGKDISTTLNADEAVARGCALQCAILSPAFKVREFSITDAVPFPITLRWTSPTDESVGECEVFSKNHAAPFSKVITFHKKEPFDLEAFYSCPHELPYPDSRIGRFTIQNVVPQLDGDSSKVKVKVRVNMHGIFSVSSASLIEKQKGEAEEVQMETEPTVQNEGRPEEQNKMQVDQEGQGDQPTEEEKMNNSGNKEGDKQDQGASSSKGKSKVKSVDLPIRANTTRQLDQDVLNNFVEYEKKMIIQDKLEKERNDAKNAVEEYVYELRDKLCGVYERYVTEDESNRLTIMLEDTENWLYEEGEDQEKEIYQDKLFELKKFGEPIEERYREHEGRPRAFEELGKKIQLFMKAVDVYKQRQDERYQHLSTEEMSVVEKSVCEALGWMNTKMNAQSKLTVAQDPAVKVAEIIQKIQELEDVCNPVFNRPKPKTEEPVEEGDRNNGAHNGPAAQQGADSKGNQQMKPPSGEMEVD; encoded by the exons ATGTCTGTGGTGGGGATTGATGTGGGTTTCCAGAACTGTTACATCGCTGTAGCCAGGAGCGGCGGCATTGAAACAATTGCAAACGAATACAGTGACAGATGCACTCC AGCATGCATTTCTCTAGCCTCTAAAAACCGGACCATTGGAAATGCTGCTAAAAGTCAG ATCATAACTAACTTTAAGAACACGGTTCACGGCTTTAAGAAGTTTCACGGTCGAGCGTTTGATGACCAATATGTTCAAGGGGAAAAATCCAAGTTGCCTTACAACCTTCACAAACTGGTGAATGGCAGCACTGGAATAAAG GTACGTTATCTGAACGAGGACAAGGTGTTTACCATCGAGCAGATGACTGCCATGTTGCTCACCAAACTGAAAGAAACTTCTGAGCACGCCTTGAAGAAGCCCGTGGTGGACTGTGTGATATCT GTCCCCAGCTTCTTTACGGATGTAGAAAGGAGATCCCTGATGGATGCAACTCAGATTGCTGGGCTGAACTGCTTGAGGCTGATTAATGACACAACAGCAG TGGCCTTGGCCTACGGCATCTATAAACAGGACTTGCCAAACCCAGAGGAGAAACCCCGTAATGTTGTGTTTGTTGACATTGGGCACTCATCCTACCAAGTCTCCATTGCTTCCTTTAACAAGGGGAAATTGAAG GTGTTGGCTACAGCATTTGACGCGTATTTGGGCGGACGCAACTTTGATGAATTGCTTGTGGAATATTTCTGCGGAGACTTCAAAAACCGTTTCAAACTCAATGTTAAAGACAACCCAAGAGCTCTTCTAAGACTCTATCAGGAGTGTGAGAAACTGAAGAAGCTCATGAGTGCAAACTCTTCGGATCTCCCTCTCAACATCGAGTGCTTCATGAATGACATCGATGTCCATGGGAAAATGAACAG GGCTCAGTTTGAAGAGATGTGTGCTCAGCTCTTGATGAGAGTGGAGGCGCCTCTCAGATCGATCATGGAACAATCAA AGCTTAGCAGAGACGAGATCTATGCCATCGAGGTGGTGGGCGGAGCCACCAGAATCCCGACCATAAAGGAGAGAATCTCAAAGTTCTTCGGTAAAGACATCAGCACCACGCTGAACGCAGACGAGGCTGTAGCACGCGGATGTGCCTTACAG TGTGCAATCCTGTCTCCAGCCTTCAAAGTCCGAGAGTTCTCCATCACCGATGCAGTCCCCTTCCCGATTACTCTTCGCTGGACGTCTCCGACAGATGAAAGTGTCGG GGAATGTGAGGTGTTTAGTAAGAACCATGCAGCACCTTTCTCCAAAGTCATCACCTTCCACAAGAAGGAACCTTTTGACCTGGAAGCGTTCTACAGTTGTCCACATGAGCTGCCCTATCCAGATAGCAGAATAG GCCGCTTTACCATACAGAATGTGGTGCCGCAGCTTGATGGGGACAGTTCAAAGGTCAAGGTTAAGGTGCGTGTGAACATGCATGGCATCTTCAGCGTGTCCAGCGCCTCTCTGATAGAGAAACAGAAAGGAGAGGCAGAGGAGGTGCAGATGGAAACAGAACCGACTGTACAGAACGAGGGCAGGCCTGAGGAACAG AATAAAATGCAAGTGGACCAAGAAGGCCAAGGAGACCAGCCCACTGAAGAGGAAAAGATGAATAACTCTGGCAATAAG GAGGGCGATAAACAAGATCAAGGTGCAAGCAGTAGCAAAGGCAAGTCAAAAGTGAAGAGTGTTGATCTGCCCATTCGGGCCAACACCACCCGACAGCTGGATCAAGATGTGCTCAACAACTTTGTTGAATATGAA AAAAAAATGATCATACAGGACAAGCTGGAGAAGGAGAGAAACGATGCTAAAAATGCTGTGGAGGAGTATGTTTACGAGCTGCGAGACAAACTGTGTGGCGTCTATGAGAGATATGTCACTGAAGAT GAAAGTAACCGACTCACTATAATGCTTGAGGACACGGAGAACTGGCTGTATGAAGAAGGAGAAGACCAGGAGAAAGAAATCTATCAGGACAAACTGTTTGAACTCAAA AAGTTTGGTGAGCCCATTGAAGAACGGTACAGAGAGCATGAGGGTCGACCCAGAGCGTTCGAGGAGCTAGgcaagaaaattcagctttttatgAAGGCGGTGGATGTGTATAAACAGAGG CAGGATGAGCGCTACCAGCACTTGAGCACCGAGGAGATGAGTGTTgttgagaagagtgtgtgtgaagCTCTAGGCTGGATGAATACAAAGATGAACGCCCAGAGTAAACTCACAGTCGCTCAAGACCCAGCAGTCAAAGTAGCAGAGATCATTCAGAAGATTCAG
- the LOC113060549 gene encoding heat shock 70 kDa protein 4L-like isoform X2 codes for MSVVGIDVGFQNCYIAVARSGGIETIANEYSDRCTPACISLASKNRTIGNAAKSQIITNFKNTVHGFKKFHGRAFDDQYVQGEKSKLPYNLHKLVNGSTGIKVRYLNEDKVFTIEQMTAMLLTKLKETSEHALKKPVVDCVISVPSFFTDVERRSLMDATQIAGLNCLRLINDTTAVALAYGIYKQDLPNPEEKPRNVVFVDIGHSSYQVSIASFNKGKLKVLATAFDAYLGGRNFDELLVEYFCGDFKNRFKLNVKDNPRALLRLYQECEKLKKLMSANSSDLPLNIECFMNDIDVHGKMNRAQFEEMCAQLLMRVEAPLRSIMEQSKLSRDEIYAIEVVGGATRIPTIKERISKFFGKDISTTLNADEAVARGCALQCAILSPAFKVREFSITDAVPFPITLRWTSPTDESVGECEVFSKNHAAPFSKVITFHKKEPFDLEAFYSCPHELPYPDSRIGRFTIQNVVPQLDGDSSKVKVKVRVNMHGIFSVSSASLIEKQKGEAEEVQMETEPTVQNEGRPEEQNKMQVDQEGQGDQPTEEEKMNNSGNKEGDKQDQGASSSKGKSKVKSVDLPIRANTTRQLDQDVLNNFVEYEKKMIIQDKLEKERNDAKNAVEEYVYELRDKLCGVYERYVTEDESNRLTIMLEDTENWLYEEGEDQEKEIYQDKLFELKKFGEPIEERYREHEGRPRAFEELGKKIQLFMKAVDVYKQRDERYQHLSTEEMSVVEKSVCEALGWMNTKMNAQSKLTVAQDPAVKVAEIIQKIQELEDVCNPVFNRPKPKTEEPVEEGDRNNGAHNGPAAQQGADSKGNQQMKPPSGEMEVD; via the exons ATGTCTGTGGTGGGGATTGATGTGGGTTTCCAGAACTGTTACATCGCTGTAGCCAGGAGCGGCGGCATTGAAACAATTGCAAACGAATACAGTGACAGATGCACTCC AGCATGCATTTCTCTAGCCTCTAAAAACCGGACCATTGGAAATGCTGCTAAAAGTCAG ATCATAACTAACTTTAAGAACACGGTTCACGGCTTTAAGAAGTTTCACGGTCGAGCGTTTGATGACCAATATGTTCAAGGGGAAAAATCCAAGTTGCCTTACAACCTTCACAAACTGGTGAATGGCAGCACTGGAATAAAG GTACGTTATCTGAACGAGGACAAGGTGTTTACCATCGAGCAGATGACTGCCATGTTGCTCACCAAACTGAAAGAAACTTCTGAGCACGCCTTGAAGAAGCCCGTGGTGGACTGTGTGATATCT GTCCCCAGCTTCTTTACGGATGTAGAAAGGAGATCCCTGATGGATGCAACTCAGATTGCTGGGCTGAACTGCTTGAGGCTGATTAATGACACAACAGCAG TGGCCTTGGCCTACGGCATCTATAAACAGGACTTGCCAAACCCAGAGGAGAAACCCCGTAATGTTGTGTTTGTTGACATTGGGCACTCATCCTACCAAGTCTCCATTGCTTCCTTTAACAAGGGGAAATTGAAG GTGTTGGCTACAGCATTTGACGCGTATTTGGGCGGACGCAACTTTGATGAATTGCTTGTGGAATATTTCTGCGGAGACTTCAAAAACCGTTTCAAACTCAATGTTAAAGACAACCCAAGAGCTCTTCTAAGACTCTATCAGGAGTGTGAGAAACTGAAGAAGCTCATGAGTGCAAACTCTTCGGATCTCCCTCTCAACATCGAGTGCTTCATGAATGACATCGATGTCCATGGGAAAATGAACAG GGCTCAGTTTGAAGAGATGTGTGCTCAGCTCTTGATGAGAGTGGAGGCGCCTCTCAGATCGATCATGGAACAATCAA AGCTTAGCAGAGACGAGATCTATGCCATCGAGGTGGTGGGCGGAGCCACCAGAATCCCGACCATAAAGGAGAGAATCTCAAAGTTCTTCGGTAAAGACATCAGCACCACGCTGAACGCAGACGAGGCTGTAGCACGCGGATGTGCCTTACAG TGTGCAATCCTGTCTCCAGCCTTCAAAGTCCGAGAGTTCTCCATCACCGATGCAGTCCCCTTCCCGATTACTCTTCGCTGGACGTCTCCGACAGATGAAAGTGTCGG GGAATGTGAGGTGTTTAGTAAGAACCATGCAGCACCTTTCTCCAAAGTCATCACCTTCCACAAGAAGGAACCTTTTGACCTGGAAGCGTTCTACAGTTGTCCACATGAGCTGCCCTATCCAGATAGCAGAATAG GCCGCTTTACCATACAGAATGTGGTGCCGCAGCTTGATGGGGACAGTTCAAAGGTCAAGGTTAAGGTGCGTGTGAACATGCATGGCATCTTCAGCGTGTCCAGCGCCTCTCTGATAGAGAAACAGAAAGGAGAGGCAGAGGAGGTGCAGATGGAAACAGAACCGACTGTACAGAACGAGGGCAGGCCTGAGGAACAG AATAAAATGCAAGTGGACCAAGAAGGCCAAGGAGACCAGCCCACTGAAGAGGAAAAGATGAATAACTCTGGCAATAAG GAGGGCGATAAACAAGATCAAGGTGCAAGCAGTAGCAAAGGCAAGTCAAAAGTGAAGAGTGTTGATCTGCCCATTCGGGCCAACACCACCCGACAGCTGGATCAAGATGTGCTCAACAACTTTGTTGAATATGAA AAAAAAATGATCATACAGGACAAGCTGGAGAAGGAGAGAAACGATGCTAAAAATGCTGTGGAGGAGTATGTTTACGAGCTGCGAGACAAACTGTGTGGCGTCTATGAGAGATATGTCACTGAAGAT GAAAGTAACCGACTCACTATAATGCTTGAGGACACGGAGAACTGGCTGTATGAAGAAGGAGAAGACCAGGAGAAAGAAATCTATCAGGACAAACTGTTTGAACTCAAA AAGTTTGGTGAGCCCATTGAAGAACGGTACAGAGAGCATGAGGGTCGACCCAGAGCGTTCGAGGAGCTAGgcaagaaaattcagctttttatgAAGGCGGTGGATGTGTATAAACAGAGG GATGAGCGCTACCAGCACTTGAGCACCGAGGAGATGAGTGTTgttgagaagagtgtgtgtgaagCTCTAGGCTGGATGAATACAAAGATGAACGCCCAGAGTAAACTCACAGTCGCTCAAGACCCAGCAGTCAAAGTAGCAGAGATCATTCAGAAGATTCAG